Sequence from the Fulvivirga ligni genome:
TAAATAAAAACAAATATCTCAGAGGAGCTGCTTACAATAAATTATTATTCTTAAACAAAATAAGTTTTGGCTTATATAGTTCCATGACCAACATCGTTTCAAGGCTATTTGGAATTAAAGAAATGATGGTAATTGCGACGAAGCACTAAATTTTAATGGCAAAAAAAATCAATATCTTAGAAGCTATCCGTCAAGGTCAGATAGGTGGAGGCGAGAGCCATGTCCTTGATTTGGTGGAAGAAATGAACAAATCATTATATAACCCTACAGTACTTTCCTTTACAGACGGCCCCATGGTGGACCGATTAACGGGTCAAGGGATTAAATGTGAGGTTATTCCATCCACCAAACCCTTCGATCTTAGCGTAATTGGTAAAGTAAAAAAACTACTGATTGATAATAAAATAGATATTGTACATGCACATGGAACAAGGGCATATTCAAATGTGATTTTTGCGGCGAGAGGTTTGAATTTGCCTATTGTTTACACTATTCATGGCTGGTCCTTCCACGATGATCAAGGTAAATTAAAAAATTTTATAAGTAAATTTTTTGAAGGTTATCTCACATCAAAATCGAAACTTAATATTTCTGTATCTGAATCTAATCAGTTAACAGGTAAAGAAGCAATCAAAAAGTTTGATTCCGTGGTCATTAACAATGGTGTCAACTTTAATAAGTTCGATAAAGATGCAGACTACATAGATATCCGAAAAGAATTGGATATTCCTTCCGGTGACACCCTATACGGTTTCATTGCCAGAATAACCATCCAAAAGAATCCACTGGTGCTAATTAAAGCATTCAAAAAACTCTCCGATAAACATGATGATGTTAAATTATTGATGGTTGGCAATGGAGACATGGAGGATGAAATGAAAAGTTTAATTCAAGAACTTAAGCTCGATGGTAGGGTTCTTGTTCAAGATTTCAGATCTGATGTGCCCGATATTCTGAATGCTCTGGATGTATTTTGCCTGCCATCACTGTGGGAGGGCCTCTCTATTGGTCTATTAGAAGCTATGGCTATGGGAAAAGCTATTATATCCACACAGGTGGATGGTACTAAAGAATTAATTCAAACGGGAGAAAATGGTCTATTGGCCGAGGCTAACAGTGTAGATGACTTGTTTTTGGCTCTAGAAAAACTACATTTAGACAAACAACTTCGAGAGAAGTTGGGCGAACAAGCATACATCACTGTTAAGGAGAACTTCAATGTCGCTTCGATGGTAAGGCAAGTTGAAGGTCTATATGAAGAAATTGCCTAGTTAAAGTAGGTAATAATTAATTTAGTACCTGAAAATGAAAGCTTATGAAGCATCTGATGCTATCTTTTTGTCTGGCTTTAATTTCCTTAGTTAGCAAAGGTCAAAGTTCTAATACCCCAGTTTATAAGGGTACTACAAGCCTAGACATGGGTTTTTATCAGTACCTTCCTGACGGTTATAATACAGAATTAAATAAGACATTCCCAGTACTAATATTTCTTCACGGTATTGATGAAAAAGGTAATGGAACCACAGAGCTTTCCAGAGTAGAAAAGCATGGCCCGCCCAAACTGATATCACAGAATCAGGATTTCCCATTTATCGTCATTTCACCTCAAAACGTGGGTGGCTTTTTTAGCCCTGAGCAAACTAGGAATCTTATTAAATACGTAAAAGACAACTACAGAGCTGATCTCAGTAAAATATATCTGACGGGAATAAGTGCCGGGGCCATGAGCGTATGGAACTATTTAGGTAAATATAGCTCAGATAATGACGTTGCAGCAGTAGTCACGATAGCAGGGAATGCCAATTCACTCAGAGACGAAGCCTGTAAGTTTAAGAATATCCCTATCTGGACATTTCATGGTGAAGATGATAATATTGTAAATGTAGGTGGTAGCGTAAATATTGTAAATGCCATCAATAACTGTGAGCCTAAACCTAAAGTGCCTGCAAAAAGTACTGTCTATCCGAATACAGGGCACGACTCCTGGACCAAAACCTTCAATAAATCAGCGGGTTATGATATATTTAGTTGGCTGTTGAAATATTCTAATCCTGCTTACAGTAATTGGAAAACCAAACAATCAAGCAGAACATCTGGCACCCGAACAATAGTTAATAAAGGATGTGAACTGGTAACACCACTTCCAAAGGCTTTGCTTGAAATATCAGGAATAGAAGTTTATAATAACTATTTCTGGGGTCATAATGACAGTGGCAATAGGCCTTATATATTTAAATTTGACTCAGCTGGAAAAATAATTAGCCTTCATAAGATACTCAATGCCGCAAATTATGATTGGGAAGACATTACGCAAGACAAAGATCATTTCTACATAGCTGATATCGGAAACAACACTAACAGTAGAAAAGATTTCCAGATTTATATTATTAATAAGGATGATCTTAACAATGAACGTATTAGTGCTTCAAAAATCAACTTTACTATTCCTGATCAGAAAACTTTTCCTGCTACTGAGCAGGAAAGCAATTTTGATTTCGAAAGTGCTGTATTTTTAAATGATTCTATCTATATATTTTCAAAAAACCGCACGAATCCTTTTAATGGAGAGTGTGTATCTTACCAAATTCCAGCTAAAGCAGGGACATATGAAGCCGTAAAAAAAGATAGCATATACCTCGGAAAAGGTAATATGATCCAATTTTGGGTAACAGCAGCAGCTTTGAGTCCATCAAATAAAAAATTAGCTCTACTCAGCTCTGACAAACTTTGGATCTTCCAAAACTTTAAAGGATCTGATTTCTTCCAAGGAGATATTATCCAAATCAATCTCTCTACTATAACACAAAAAGAAGCCATCTCATTTGCAGATGAGGAAACCATATATATTGGCGACGAAAATTTCCGCAATATCAATGGTGGAAATTTATACGTTTTAAAGCTAACTGAGTAATATTTTCCACACTTTTCGAGTAGTTCCTACCACACTTCCACACCACTCAAAAACAACTGACGGTCCATATTTGTAATTCGTCGACGTTTATGAGCACTTCACTATTTTGATTTAAACAATTATATCCCTCACTATATATTTGTATTAACCTAAATAACTGATCACTCCAACTCTATTTGTGTTATTCTTTAATTTACTAAACTAAAAGTAATAATGGTGAGACTATTTCATTTTTTGGTTGGCTTGGTATGCATTTTTTTAACTGCGCAAACGGTACATGCTCAAAATGTTAAACATCCTAGAGGAACAACAGCTAGTCCTTATGGCTATCTGGAACACCTACCTCCAGGGTATGAAAGTTCTAACGAACTGTTCCCAGTAATTTTATTTTGGCATGGATATGGTGAAAAGGGCGACGGTAGCGCCAGTCAATTAGACAGGGTAAAGAGACATGGTCCTCCTGCCTTAATTGAAAACGGCTCGTGGCAAAATGTTTCTAATAACATTCCTTTCATAGTAATTTCTCCACAAAACTCTAATGGTTTTGCTAGCCCGGCGCTAAATGATGATATGATAGACTATATCATTGAGCATTACAAAGCCGATCCTAACAGAATTTATATGACTGGTCTAAGTGCTGGTGGAATGAGCGTATGGAATTACATCAATCAGTATCAAGATAAAGTAGCTGCTGTTGTACCTATAGCAGGTAATGGAAACGCCACCAGGGATAACGCTTGTTCTTATAGCCACATTCCAGTATGGGCTTTCCATGGTGATGCTGACGGTACAGTATACCCAGGAGGCTCTATTAACCCAGTGAATAGCATAAATAACTGTAATCCAGTGGAGCGTGCTAGAGTTACAATATACAATGGTGTAGGCCACGACTCTTGGTCAAGAACTTATAACTTATCTGGAATGAATAATTACTCTGACCAGTATGATCCTTATAACGAGAACATCTACGAGTGGATGATGGCACATTCTTTGAACAGCTCCAACGCTCCTCAAGAACCAGCTCCTAATAACGCTCCTGTAGCTAATGCTGGTAATGATAAATGGATGACTCTTCCTTTGAACACAATTAATATATCAGGCTCTGGTACTGACTCTGATGGATCTGTTACAGCATATAACTGGACTAAAATAAGTGGTGGGAACATCACGCTTACAAACAGCTCACAACCTGAGTTAGTTGTTCAAAACTTTGCTGCAGGCACTTATGAGTTAAGATTAACAGTAACGGATAATGATGGTTCCTCTAGCTCGGACAATATGACGCTTCATATTTATGAAGGCGCAAATGAAGCTCCGGTTGCTAACGCAGGTGCGGATAAATGGGTTACATTACCACTTTCGTCTGTAAAAATAGCAGGATCTAGTTATGATGCTGACGGATCTGTTACTAAATACAAATGGACAAAAGTAAGTGGAGGTAACATTACTTTAAGTAACGAAACATCTTCAGAGCTTACAGTGCAAAACTTTGTTGCAGGCGCCTATACTTTAAGATTAACAGTAACGGATAACGATGGTGCCACTCACTCAGATGATATGACTCTGAATGTAGCAGCAGCTCCAAATGTAGTTGAAAATAAAGCTCCATGGATCGACAGAATTGATGATATACAGGTGAGATTACCACAAAGCGAAGTTTCTGTAACTGCCAGCGCTCATGATTACGACAATGGCTATATCACTAGCTACGTATGGACACAGAGAAATGGAGATCCTCTTACTCTGGTAAATGCAAATACTCAAACTCTTACTTTAAGAAATCTTAAAGAAGGTGTATATAGATTTAGACTTACAGTATATGATAATGATGGCGCATATTCACTAAGACATTTTGAATTAGCAGTAGCAGGTAATGGTTCTACTTTTGATGAGATTGTTCCAAACAGACCACCATGGATAGATGCTATTTCAGATACATATTTATCACTTCCATTAAATAGCGTAACTATCCATACAAATTCACATGATTATGATGATGGAGAAATTGTAAGCTACTCTTGGGAACAAAAGAGAGGTGATGAAAGTGTAGTAATGACAGGGATTAACTCCCCTACTCTTACGGTTTCAAACCTTAAAGAAGGATTCTACAGGTTTAGAATTAAAGCCACTGATAATGAAGGTGCATATTCAATAAGAGATGCTGAAATCTATGTAAGCTCTTCATCGAGCTCAGCCAGAGTATCAATGACTGAAGTTACTGAAGAAGTTGAGAACGCAGAGTTTAGTGTAGCATCATATCCTAACCCAGTAAGAGACATCCTTACAATGTCTACTACCAAGGCCTGTAGATACAAGTTGGTAGATCTTAATGGAATGGAGCAAAAAGTGGGAGAGCTTGTAGAGAATGAAACTGTTCAGCTCGATTTGAACAATCTTTCACCAGGAATATATGTGCTATTAGCAGAGAATGGTGAAGAGAGAATTACTAAAAAGATAATGCTTAGTAAGTAAGTTTTAGTAAAACCTCACTTTTTTAAACGAGACAAGCATAAAAGGCCTAATTTAAGGCCTTTTATGCTTGTCTCGTTTTGTTTTATTTGCTTATTTTATATGTTGAAATTACAGCCAAACTCCTAGCAATGAGAATGTTTCGTTCAGTAACCTTATTGGTGCTCTTTTTTTATATTAGCACTTATTATAATACTAGTTATGCACAGCTAACTAATCGACCAAAAGGGACCACTGATTGCTATTTTGGCTATGTGGAGTACCTCCCCCCCACCTACCATGATGATCCGAACAAACTCTTTCCGGTAATCTTATTCTGGCATGGTTTCGGAGAAAAGGGAAATGGAACTACTGAACTTGGCCGAATCTATAATAATGGCCCAATTCGATTAATAAATCAAGGAAAATGGCCTGTTGCTAACCCTGATGGTGAGTTACCCGCCGAAGAATTTATAGTTATAGCGCCTCAGAATTCTGGAGGTTTCGCTAACCCAGATCATAACGAACACACCATCAATTATATTATAGATAACTATAAGGCGGATCCCGATAGAATCTATATGACTGGCCTTAGTGCTGGAGGTATTTCAACATGGAACTATTTAGGTAAGTATTATTCCACCATTGCAGCAGCTATTCCTATTGCAGGTAATGGCAATACAGTAAGAAGTCAAGCATGTAATTTCAAAAATATTCCTATCTGGGCATTTCATGGTGATGCGGATGGAACCGTAACTGTAAATGGATCTATCAATCCGGTAAACAGTGTAAATGCCTGTGTACCACCGCCAGACATTCCTGCTAAAGTCACGATATACCCAGGTGTTGGACATAATTCATGGTCTATGACCTATAACTTAGGTGGAATGAACAATCTATATTCACCGAGTTATGATCCTTATGATATAAGCATTTACGACTGGTTGCTTCAACAAACCAGAGGGATTTCGTCCCCAATTGCTAATGCGGGGCCTGATATCACTTTAAATTTACCCCTGAATAGTACAAACATTAACGGCTCAGGCACCTCTCCCGGAGGTAGCATAACCTCTTATCAGTGGACTAAAGTAAGCGGACCTACTCAATTCACACTTTCCAACGCTACCATACCTGTAGCCACCGTAAGTAATATGGTTGAAGGAATTTATACCTTCAGACTCACTGTCACGGACAATAATGGCCAGACAGACAGCGATGATATGCAAATCATTGTAAACAATATCAACCAATCTCCAACAGTAAATGCTGGTAGTGATATAATACTTACTCTCCCGGTTAATAGTGCTACTCTAACAGGAATAGCATCAGATGTTGATGGAAATATTTCGAGCTATCTCTGGGAAAAGAAAACAGGTCCAGCCGCAACACTTTCTGGTGTTAACACAGCCATACTGGAAGCTAGCAACCTGGTTGAAGGGACTTATAATTTTAGACTTACGGTAACCGATGATGATGGCGCTTCAAGTTTTGATGAAGTACGTATTACAGTGAATGCAGCTGCAGCAAATATTCCCCCTGTAGCTAATGCTGGCACTGACCAAATTATAAATTTACCAGTGTCAACAGCTATATTAACTGGTATTGGAACTGATGCCAATGGAAGTATAGCATCTTACTCATGGGAACAGTATTCTGGCCCTTCAGAATCTGTCATATCCAACGCCTCTTCTCCTACAGCTAACGTAAGCGGTTTGGTAGAAGGTATTTATACTTTTAGGTTAACAGTAACAGATGATGAGGGTGAATCTGACTATGATGACGTACAAGTAACTGTCATAAGTGTCAATGCAAACCCAACCGCCAATGCCGGTATTAATGTTACTATTACCTTACCAACAAGTACAGCTACATTAAGTGGAAGTGGTTCAGATAGCGATGGAAGTATTGTAAGCTATTCATGGCACCGAATCACCGGGCCCACTACTTTCAATATCACCAATGATGACACCCCTACGCCTACACTAACGAATTTGGTAGAAGGAACTTATAACTTTAGACTGACAGTTACTGATGATGATAACGCCACTGGTATTGATGATGTATTAATTATTGTATTACCAGCTCCTGTTAATAACCCACCAGTAGCAAATGCAGGACCTGACAAGTGGATTACATTGCCTACCAACAGCACTAGTTTTAGTGGAAGTGCCACTGATAGCGACGGTTCAATTACCACGTACCAATGGCAAAAAACTGCTGGACCTGCTAGCTTTACCCTCAGCGGTGAAAATACCAGTACACTTACTGTCTCAAATTTAACTGAAGGGACCTACACATTCCGTCTTACAGTTACAGACAATGACGGTGATCAGGGTACAGATTTGGTCTCTGTAACTGTGAATCCAACCATTGTAAATCAAGCTCCAGAAGTTAGTGCAGGTCCTGATAGAAACATTTCATTACCACAAACTTCACTCGCTCTTAATGGAACAGCCACGGATGCTGATGGTTCTATCACCATAATTGCCTGGACTCAAAGTTCGGGTCCAACTAGTTCAACTATTAACAATGGTAATACTCTTACACCAACTGTTAGCGGATTAGTGGCAGGAACATATCAATTGCAGATAGAAGCAACCGACAATGATGGCGCATCCTCAAGCGACATAATGAGAATTAATGTATCTCCTGAGAATCTTGCACCTAATGTATTCGCTGGTAATGATGTAGAGCTAACTCTTCCTACCAACTCTACTTCAATTACAGGTGTAGCCACTGATGACGATGGGTCTATAATATTTACCAACTGGACTCAAACTTCCGGGCCTGCGGCCACCATGGACATTACTGGCAATTTACTCAGCTTATCCAACCTTACTGAGGGTTTTTATACTTTTGAATTTAGCGCATCTGATGATGATGGGGCAGAAAGCTCTGATAGAGTAAATGTTCGTGTAAATAGTGTGAATGCTTTACCTGTTGTAGATGTGGGACCTAACAGGCAAGTACAATTACCTACGAACACCATAAATATTACTGGAAGTGCCCATGACCCTGAGGATGGAGCTCTGACCTATAATTGGACTAAACATAGCGGCCCTACCGTAACCATGGAAAATATCAACACCGCTACCCTCACTTTGAAAGATCTTGTTCAAGGTATTTACCTGATTAGATTAACTGTAACTGATCCTAATGGTGGAAGTGCCTATGATGAACTTACCGTTACCGTATTACCAGAAGAGGAAAACCACGCGCCAGTAGCAAATGCTGGTCCTGATAAAAACATTACCTTACCTCAAAATTTTGTAAACCTAACTGGTTCTGGCTCAGACTCGGATGGCTCAATCGTAAGCTATAGATGGACTAAAAAATCAGGCCCTGCCCTTACCATTTCTAATCCTAATACACCAACCTTAGCACTAACTGGATTATTAGAAGGTACTTATATATTCACTTTGGAAGTAACAGATGATGATGGAGATAAAGGCACTGATGATGTAAGAGTTATTGTGAACCCTGAAATTGTCAATGAGGCGCCAACTGCCAACGCAGGTGCAGATAAAAATGTGTTACTACCTAAAAACAGCATTACTCTAATTGGTTCTGGATTCGATCCTGACGGAAGTATATCGAGCTATCAGTGGTCTCAAGTTTCTGGTCCTAATAATGTCTCATTTACAG
This genomic interval carries:
- a CDS encoding PKD domain-containing protein, with protein sequence MFRSVTLLVLFFYISTYYNTSYAQLTNRPKGTTDCYFGYVEYLPPTYHDDPNKLFPVILFWHGFGEKGNGTTELGRIYNNGPIRLINQGKWPVANPDGELPAEEFIVIAPQNSGGFANPDHNEHTINYIIDNYKADPDRIYMTGLSAGGISTWNYLGKYYSTIAAAIPIAGNGNTVRSQACNFKNIPIWAFHGDADGTVTVNGSINPVNSVNACVPPPDIPAKVTIYPGVGHNSWSMTYNLGGMNNLYSPSYDPYDISIYDWLLQQTRGISSPIANAGPDITLNLPLNSTNINGSGTSPGGSITSYQWTKVSGPTQFTLSNATIPVATVSNMVEGIYTFRLTVTDNNGQTDSDDMQIIVNNINQSPTVNAGSDIILTLPVNSATLTGIASDVDGNISSYLWEKKTGPAATLSGVNTAILEASNLVEGTYNFRLTVTDDDGASSFDEVRITVNAAAANIPPVANAGTDQIINLPVSTAILTGIGTDANGSIASYSWEQYSGPSESVISNASSPTANVSGLVEGIYTFRLTVTDDEGESDYDDVQVTVISVNANPTANAGINVTITLPTSTATLSGSGSDSDGSIVSYSWHRITGPTTFNITNDDTPTPTLTNLVEGTYNFRLTVTDDDNATGIDDVLIIVLPAPVNNPPVANAGPDKWITLPTNSTSFSGSATDSDGSITTYQWQKTAGPASFTLSGENTSTLTVSNLTEGTYTFRLTVTDNDGDQGTDLVSVTVNPTIVNQAPEVSAGPDRNISLPQTSLALNGTATDADGSITIIAWTQSSGPTSSTINNGNTLTPTVSGLVAGTYQLQIEATDNDGASSSDIMRINVSPENLAPNVFAGNDVELTLPTNSTSITGVATDDDGSIIFTNWTQTSGPAATMDITGNLLSLSNLTEGFYTFEFSASDDDGAESSDRVNVRVNSVNALPVVDVGPNRQVQLPTNTINITGSAHDPEDGALTYNWTKHSGPTVTMENINTATLTLKDLVQGIYLIRLTVTDPNGGSAYDELTVTVLPEEENHAPVANAGPDKNITLPQNFVNLTGSGSDSDGSIVSYRWTKKSGPALTISNPNTPTLALTGLLEGTYIFTLEVTDDDGDKGTDDVRVIVNPEIVNEAPTANAGADKNVLLPKNSITLIGSGFDPDGSISSYQWSQVSGPNNVSFTGANLASVNISGLIEGVYVIKLTVTDNEGATDEDRVRITVLPADTNVDPIANAGPDINIYLPTNNINLAGSGSDVDGTIASYQWSQISGDAGITLNNTTTPILSASGLVEGIFIFSLTVTDNDGASHSDEVRVQVFSEETNQVPQVNAGTDKTIILPNNSLQVQALASDADGSIATYLWAQRSGQAATLSSTSTAKSTIGDLVEGVYLFRVTVTDDDGARNFDEIKITVLPAGANEKPNVNAGSDLSIKLPTNTVTINGIVSDPDGEIASIEWDKIQGPPLTFSDATNDTTTLTGLSEGLYKLKLIATDDDGATNEDEMSITVLPASANLNPVADAGADIIIDINDGPVNILGSGSDQDGSITTYAWEKLSGSNIDLSGTDSPTLTISGYSEGTYQIRLSVTDNDNAIDTDVVQVIVTNEPNPVGPIAHAGDDATLILPDSTYTLEGSAETESLIDYYTWRLISGPELNGLPSTERITPLKFGFKGTYILQLEVGDVNGLQATDEITIVVKDGLDGNDFPKLFTPNGDGNNDTWIIENLENVEGCELVIYDKYGKKVYEVNGYDNTWDATLNGTQLEEGPYYYVFKCEDGQKISGGLRVIR
- a CDS encoding PKD domain-containing protein encodes the protein MVRLFHFLVGLVCIFLTAQTVHAQNVKHPRGTTASPYGYLEHLPPGYESSNELFPVILFWHGYGEKGDGSASQLDRVKRHGPPALIENGSWQNVSNNIPFIVISPQNSNGFASPALNDDMIDYIIEHYKADPNRIYMTGLSAGGMSVWNYINQYQDKVAAVVPIAGNGNATRDNACSYSHIPVWAFHGDADGTVYPGGSINPVNSINNCNPVERARVTIYNGVGHDSWSRTYNLSGMNNYSDQYDPYNENIYEWMMAHSLNSSNAPQEPAPNNAPVANAGNDKWMTLPLNTINISGSGTDSDGSVTAYNWTKISGGNITLTNSSQPELVVQNFAAGTYELRLTVTDNDGSSSSDNMTLHIYEGANEAPVANAGADKWVTLPLSSVKIAGSSYDADGSVTKYKWTKVSGGNITLSNETSSELTVQNFVAGAYTLRLTVTDNDGATHSDDMTLNVAAAPNVVENKAPWIDRIDDIQVRLPQSEVSVTASAHDYDNGYITSYVWTQRNGDPLTLVNANTQTLTLRNLKEGVYRFRLTVYDNDGAYSLRHFELAVAGNGSTFDEIVPNRPPWIDAISDTYLSLPLNSVTIHTNSHDYDDGEIVSYSWEQKRGDESVVMTGINSPTLTVSNLKEGFYRFRIKATDNEGAYSIRDAEIYVSSSSSSARVSMTEVTEEVENAEFSVASYPNPVRDILTMSTTKACRYKLVDLNGMEQKVGELVENETVQLDLNNLSPGIYVLLAENGEERITKKIMLSK
- a CDS encoding glycosyltransferase family 4 protein, translating into MAKKINILEAIRQGQIGGGESHVLDLVEEMNKSLYNPTVLSFTDGPMVDRLTGQGIKCEVIPSTKPFDLSVIGKVKKLLIDNKIDIVHAHGTRAYSNVIFAARGLNLPIVYTIHGWSFHDDQGKLKNFISKFFEGYLTSKSKLNISVSESNQLTGKEAIKKFDSVVINNGVNFNKFDKDADYIDIRKELDIPSGDTLYGFIARITIQKNPLVLIKAFKKLSDKHDDVKLLMVGNGDMEDEMKSLIQELKLDGRVLVQDFRSDVPDILNALDVFCLPSLWEGLSIGLLEAMAMGKAIISTQVDGTKELIQTGENGLLAEANSVDDLFLALEKLHLDKQLREKLGEQAYITVKENFNVASMVRQVEGLYEEIA